In Lacrimispora indolis DSM 755, a genomic segment contains:
- a CDS encoding L,D-transpeptidase family protein — protein MMKWAGKGYKGLIAAVLVIALAASSNVTGYAEPITGPGANIAAGNSGSTNNVTIYVSKRTKTLSLKQNGVLIAEYPVSLGASSSEGNKKIEGDMRTPSGEFYVCTRNDKSVAYLALGLSYPAIKDAERGYADGIITEAQRDEIVKANLEGRQPPWDTPLGGAIMIHGCRVPDGTTQGCVAVDNSTMDVLWSYCNLGVPVTIGP, from the coding sequence ATGATGAAATGGGCAGGAAAAGGATATAAAGGTCTTATTGCAGCCGTTCTTGTCATTGCATTGGCGGCGTCTTCCAATGTTACAGGGTATGCAGAGCCCATAACCGGTCCGGGTGCCAACATTGCCGCAGGCAATTCCGGTTCCACGAATAATGTGACCATATATGTGAGCAAGAGAACAAAGACGCTTTCTCTAAAGCAGAATGGAGTCCTGATCGCGGAATATCCGGTTTCTCTGGGCGCGTCCTCGTCGGAAGGAAATAAAAAGATAGAGGGCGATATGAGAACACCCAGCGGGGAGTTCTATGTATGCACCAGAAATGATAAGAGTGTAGCTTATCTGGCATTGGGCCTTTCCTATCCGGCCATTAAAGATGCGGAAAGAGGATATGCTGACGGTATTATCACAGAAGCCCAGAGAGATGAAATCGTGAAAGCCAATTTAGAAGGAAGGCAGCCGCCTTGGGATACGCCCCTTGGAGGTGCCATAATGATTCATGGCTGCAGGGTTCCTGACGGAACCACCCAGGGCTGTGTGGCAGTGGACAACAGTACCATGGATGTTTTATGGAGTTACTGCAATTTAGGCGTACCGGTTACTATAGGACCATAA
- a CDS encoding aminotransferase class I/II-fold pyridoxal phosphate-dependent enzyme, with protein sequence MHFSERMNRFGEGIFSKLLEIKRQKEEKGEPVIDLGVGAPNIPPAKHITDALCRAAADPKNYVYAIRDQKELLEAAAQWYHRRYGVDLDPSLEICSLLGSQEGLAHIALSVVDEGDVVLVPDPCYPVFADGPVLAGASLFYMAQKRENGYLIDFKDIPEEVAKKAKLMIVSYPNNPTAAVAPDSFYEELVAFAREHDILVLHDNAYSELVFDGRECGSFLKFPGAKEVGVEFNSLSKTYGLAGARIGFCLGNREVVGRLKTLKSNMDYGMFLPIQQAAIAAITGDQSCVRETRHAYERRRNALCDSMTRIGWRMEKPEATMFVWARIPKGFDDSFSFAMELAEKSGVLVTPGSAFGPSGEGYARLALVQDEEVLKKAAEMVEKSGILRKQP encoded by the coding sequence ATGCATTTTTCAGAGAGAATGAATCGTTTTGGAGAAGGCATCTTTTCCAAACTGCTGGAAATAAAGAGGCAGAAAGAAGAAAAGGGAGAACCGGTAATTGATTTAGGCGTGGGCGCACCGAATATTCCGCCGGCAAAGCACATAACAGACGCATTGTGCCGGGCGGCGGCTGATCCGAAAAATTACGTATATGCCATCCGGGACCAAAAGGAGCTTTTAGAGGCTGCGGCCCAATGGTATCACAGAAGATATGGAGTAGATTTAGACCCCTCTCTTGAGATCTGTTCTTTGCTGGGTTCTCAGGAAGGACTTGCCCATATTGCCCTTTCTGTTGTGGATGAAGGCGATGTGGTGCTTGTTCCGGACCCCTGTTATCCGGTGTTTGCGGACGGCCCTGTGCTGGCAGGAGCCAGCCTTTTTTACATGGCTCAGAAACGGGAGAACGGTTATCTCATCGATTTTAAGGACATTCCGGAAGAGGTTGCAAAAAAGGCAAAGCTCATGATCGTTTCTTATCCCAACAATCCCACTGCTGCCGTTGCCCCGGATTCTTTTTATGAGGAACTGGTGGCCTTTGCCAGGGAGCATGATATTCTGGTCCTTCACGACAATGCTTACAGCGAGCTGGTTTTTGACGGCAGGGAATGCGGGAGCTTTCTCAAATTTCCCGGAGCAAAAGAGGTGGGGGTGGAATTTAATTCCCTTTCCAAAACCTATGGACTGGCAGGTGCCAGGATCGGTTTTTGTTTGGGAAACAGAGAGGTTGTCGGCAGATTAAAAACCCTTAAATCCAATATGGACTACGGGATGTTTCTTCCCATCCAACAGGCGGCCATTGCAGCCATCACTGGCGACCAGAGTTGTGTCCGGGAGACCAGACACGCTTATGAACGGCGCAGGAATGCTCTCTGTGACAGCATGACCCGGATCGGCTGGAGGATGGAAAAACCGGAGGCGACCATGTTTGTGTGGGCCAGGATACCAAAAGGGTTTGATGACTCCTTCTCATTTGCCATGGAGCTGGCAGAAAAGTCAGGGGTTTTGGTAACTCCCGGCAGCGCTTTTGGGCCTTCTGGGGAGGGATATGCAAGACTGGCCCTTGTCCAGGATGAAGAAGTGCTTAAGAAAGCCGCCGAAATGGTGGAAAAAAGCGGAATTTTGAGGAAACAGCCATGA
- a CDS encoding cation diffusion facilitator family transporter, with protein sequence MTEFLVRTFVKDYKNTEDTQVRTRYGLMASVVGICCNVILFVSKLFIGMLVNSISVMADAFNNLSDAASSIVGFVGVKMAGKPADEDHPFGHGRVEYIAAFIVAFLVIQVGFSFLKTSIEKIIHPEEMTFKAVSLAILLLSVCIKLWMALFNNTLGKRIHSTVMKATAADSLGDVITTSATILSILVYGILGLNIDGIIGLVVSCIVMWAGVKIAKDTLTPLIGEPIDPKLYDEITEFVESYDGIVGTHDLIVHNYGPSRSMASIHAEVPNDVNIEVSHEIIDAIEREAVRKFGIFLVIHMDPVETKDSRVMEFGSMLENVLQKIDPRISFHDLRMVEGKNKISLIFDLVVPREYDKNKKDCLKEEVTKKVTEIDKRCCLIITAESGFGVEK encoded by the coding sequence ATGACAGAATTTTTGGTTAGGACATTTGTAAAGGATTATAAAAATACAGAAGATACGCAGGTGCGGACCCGGTACGGACTTATGGCCAGTGTTGTGGGGATCTGCTGCAATGTCATATTGTTTGTCTCCAAGCTTTTTATTGGAATGCTGGTAAACAGTATCTCTGTTATGGCAGATGCTTTTAACAACCTTTCTGATGCCGCTTCTTCCATTGTGGGATTTGTTGGTGTGAAAATGGCCGGAAAGCCGGCAGATGAAGACCATCCCTTCGGACACGGAAGAGTGGAGTACATTGCTGCTTTTATTGTGGCCTTTTTGGTCATTCAGGTGGGCTTTTCTTTTTTAAAGACCTCCATTGAAAAAATCATTCATCCGGAAGAGATGACGTTTAAGGCCGTGTCTTTGGCCATTTTACTGTTATCTGTCTGTATAAAGCTGTGGATGGCGCTTTTTAACAATACTTTGGGAAAAAGGATCCATTCCACTGTCATGAAGGCCACAGCAGCGGATTCCCTTGGAGATGTGATCACTACTTCAGCCACCATCCTGTCCATCCTGGTTTATGGAATATTGGGACTTAATATTGACGGGATCATAGGGCTTGTGGTTTCCTGTATTGTCATGTGGGCAGGAGTGAAGATTGCCAAAGATACTCTTACCCCGCTCATTGGAGAACCCATTGATCCCAAGTTATATGATGAGATCACGGAATTTGTAGAAAGCTATGACGGGATCGTAGGAACCCACGATTTAATTGTTCATAACTACGGCCCTTCCAGAAGCATGGCATCCATTCATGCGGAGGTGCCTAATGATGTTAATATAGAAGTATCCCATGAGATTATTGATGCCATTGAAAGAGAAGCAGTAAGAAAATTTGGGATATTTCTTGTGATCCATATGGATCCGGTGGAAACAAAGGATTCCAGGGTCATGGAATTTGGCAGCATGCTGGAAAATGTGCTCCAGAAAATAGATCCCAGGATTTCTTTCCACGATTTACGTATGGTGGAAGGAAAGAACAAGATCAGCCTGATTTTCGATCTGGTGGTTCCACGGGAATATGACAAGAACAAGAAAGATTGTCTAAAGGAAGAAGTCACGAAAAAGGTAACTGAAATAGATAAACGGTGCTGTCTGATCATAACGGCGGAAAGCGGTTTTGGGGTGGAAAAATAA
- a CDS encoding sensor histidine kinase has protein sequence MKQFIRNLSLKKKIHSIVFLCIILLAFVSLFSIHLVSKAHQKVLYQSVASSLSYTAKELNNRLDNVSTMADMFLADTIIQNGLGTLKDSSSVQDRTIAYKALYGTLNEYYFSFRKNNINFMSLYQDRFSIHTHISAENTLPEAVTQDLVTRGENAKGRTLWITDYSDEYGLFMVKNLRRSEYLSLDSLGTLVVSLNIDGLIKAATGTSHFYDDTRYILYGQEDLIYNSSSLKANEMPLFENFFHSRYGLVNPDGNSFFYVKGIIPEFDWDYVCLIPYGSIADSLRTSLKICLTIITVSIGLAILLSSALIDSITRHFDNLLLKMERFAAGQTETPQISYDYSKRTDELGILHSCFDQMVNKVNQLIRTNYLNEILIKEAQLKALETQMNPHFLYNTLESINWRAKTIGAKDISSMTESLGTLLRITLDQKYKEVPLSRELELVQCYMTIQKYRYEDRLEYEISAPQHLFGCAVLKLTLQPLVENAIRYGLEENTEECRIQIVAESDGSTLFVSVKNNSSFFEDDLLKKLKTHKIEPHGFGIGLLNILERMELTYGENYGLTLYNEEDQAVAQLSFPLNPTLHAISDTKGERKC, from the coding sequence ATGAAGCAGTTTATCAGAAATCTCTCTTTAAAAAAGAAGATTCATTCTATTGTATTTCTTTGCATTATCCTTTTGGCCTTCGTTTCTCTGTTCAGTATTCATCTGGTTTCCAAGGCCCACCAAAAAGTGCTCTATCAATCTGTGGCCTCCTCCTTATCCTATACTGCCAAAGAGCTGAATAACCGGCTGGACAATGTTTCCACCATGGCCGATATGTTTCTGGCTGATACCATTATCCAAAACGGACTTGGGACTTTAAAGGATTCTTCCAGCGTTCAGGACCGTACCATTGCATACAAAGCTCTTTACGGAACTTTAAATGAATATTATTTTTCCTTCCGGAAAAACAATATTAACTTTATGAGTCTATATCAGGATCGGTTTTCCATTCATACCCATATCTCAGCGGAAAATACTCTTCCGGAAGCCGTCACTCAGGACCTTGTCACAAGAGGCGAAAATGCAAAGGGACGTACTCTCTGGATTACCGACTACAGCGATGAATACGGCCTGTTTATGGTCAAGAATCTGCGGAGGTCGGAATATTTAAGTCTTGATTCTCTGGGAACGCTTGTTGTCAGCTTAAATATTGACGGACTGATCAAGGCAGCCACCGGCACCAGCCACTTTTATGATGACACCCGTTATATTCTTTACGGTCAGGAGGACTTGATCTATAACTCCTCCAGTTTAAAGGCCAACGAGATGCCACTTTTTGAAAACTTTTTCCATTCCAGATACGGTCTTGTAAATCCTGATGGAAACAGCTTCTTTTACGTAAAAGGTATCATACCGGAATTTGACTGGGATTATGTTTGTCTGATACCATATGGAAGCATCGCGGATTCCCTCCGTACCAGCTTAAAAATCTGCCTGACAATCATTACAGTCTCCATAGGGCTGGCCATCCTGCTCTCCTCTGCTTTGATTGATTCTATTACAAGGCATTTTGACAATCTGCTATTAAAAATGGAACGCTTTGCGGCAGGGCAGACCGAAACACCGCAGATTTCCTACGATTACAGCAAACGTACCGATGAATTGGGCATTCTGCACTCCTGCTTCGACCAGATGGTTAATAAAGTAAACCAACTGATCCGGACCAACTACTTAAATGAAATCCTGATAAAAGAAGCCCAGCTAAAAGCCCTGGAAACTCAGATGAATCCTCACTTTTTGTACAACACCCTGGAATCCATCAACTGGAGGGCAAAGACCATTGGGGCAAAAGATATTTCTTCCATGACAGAATCCCTGGGCACTCTCCTTCGCATTACTCTGGACCAGAAATACAAAGAAGTTCCTTTAAGCCGGGAGCTGGAGCTTGTGCAATGCTATATGACAATCCAGAAATACCGGTATGAGGACAGGCTGGAATATGAGATATCCGCTCCCCAGCATCTCTTCGGATGTGCTGTGCTGAAACTGACTCTCCAGCCACTGGTGGAAAATGCCATCCGCTATGGATTGGAGGAAAATACGGAGGAATGCCGGATTCAGATTGTAGCTGAATCAGATGGTTCCACCCTTTTTGTTTCTGTTAAAAATAACAGTTCCTTTTTTGAAGACGACCTTTTAAAGAAACTGAAAACACACAAAATTGAACCTCATGGTTTTGGAATCGGTCTTTTAAATATTCTGGAGCGAATGGAGCTTACTTATGGGGAGAACTACGGACTTACCCTCTATAATGAGGAAGACCAGGCCGTCGCCCAGCTATCTTTTCCCTTAAATCCTACTCTTCATGCCATTTCTGATACGAAAGGAGAGCGCAAATGCTGA
- a CDS encoding anti-sigma-I factor RsgI family protein, with translation MADLDRRQLNRQQIEACLKSAARNLTPNVLERIDLSTPQIKAEKETRSVFFLRQRILATLVAACFCMIALAGGTYTYQNGKVDSVIGIDVNPSVELSVNKRNKVLSAKALNEDAESIMQDMDLKGVDLNTAVNAVIGAMVTHGFFSDLDNAVLVTVSNDSISKASSLRFAVVNDIQNTLEQNQLKAVVYDQQVMEEDEVKRLAEEYNISYGKAYFLRELILQNSSLTMEDMRELAPLTMEEIAKVITERSYAVGGKTGAEEETSQAHTTQVTTTAAPETAEESSASEESTTTASSSETESQTPVQPSQTQPATTATATAEETSSGEEVSSTEKIKIDYVDYDSGVVMVNFKTKVKWKNPTVSVNDGDGNAYSAKVGDTDSYSCEIHVTGLQGGMEYTFTLGGISPKIGKQTTVKGVFETPVIGDGNADPDITEEESEETEQTDPAMESTSETTKDETETGKNPSQEETHTSKSQEEPTKTGSSS, from the coding sequence ATGGCTGACTTAGATCGCAGACAATTGAATAGACAACAGATTGAAGCCTGCTTAAAATCTGCGGCCAGGAACTTAACTCCTAATGTTCTGGAACGGATTGACTTGAGTACGCCTCAGATAAAGGCAGAGAAGGAAACCCGTTCTGTTTTCTTCTTAAGGCAGAGAATTCTTGCAACCTTGGTGGCTGCATGCTTTTGCATGATCGCCCTGGCTGGGGGAACCTATACTTATCAGAATGGAAAAGTGGATTCGGTCATTGGAATCGATGTAAATCCGAGTGTGGAATTATCCGTGAATAAAAGAAATAAGGTCCTGTCAGCAAAGGCTCTTAATGAGGACGCGGAAAGCATCATGCAGGACATGGATTTAAAGGGTGTGGACTTAAATACGGCCGTCAATGCTGTGATCGGTGCCATGGTTACCCATGGGTTTTTCAGCGACCTGGATAATGCTGTCCTGGTCACCGTATCCAATGACAGCATCAGCAAGGCTTCCAGCTTACGCTTTGCAGTGGTAAATGACATCCAGAATACCCTGGAGCAAAACCAGTTAAAGGCAGTGGTATATGACCAGCAGGTGATGGAAGAGGACGAAGTAAAACGGCTGGCAGAGGAATATAATATCTCTTACGGAAAAGCTTACTTTTTAAGGGAACTGATCCTGCAGAATTCTTCCCTTACCATGGAAGACATGAGGGAGCTGGCCCCTCTGACAATGGAAGAAATCGCGAAAGTGATAACAGAACGCTCTTATGCGGTAGGCGGCAAGACAGGTGCAGAGGAGGAAACCAGCCAGGCACACACGACCCAGGTTACCACCACAGCGGCTCCTGAAACGGCGGAGGAAAGCTCTGCTTCAGAGGAGTCCACAACAACGGCTTCTTCCTCAGAAACGGAAAGCCAGACTCCGGTGCAGCCTTCCCAGACCCAGCCGGCTACGACCGCGACTGCCACGGCAGAAGAAACCAGCTCAGGGGAGGAAGTTTCTTCAACGGAAAAGATCAAGATAGACTATGTGGACTATGACAGCGGTGTTGTCATGGTAAACTTTAAAACCAAAGTAAAGTGGAAAAATCCCACGGTTTCAGTAAACGACGGAGATGGGAATGCTTATTCCGCCAAGGTGGGAGATACGGATTCCTATTCCTGTGAGATCCATGTAACAGGTCTTCAAGGGGGAATGGAATATACCTTTACCTTAGGCGGCATTTCTCCTAAGATCGGAAAGCAGACAACGGTTAAGGGAGTTTTTGAAACGCCTGTGATCGGAGACGGAAATGCAGATCCGGATATAACGGAAGAAGAGAGCGAAGAGACGGAGCAGACGGACCCAGCCATGGAAAGCACGTCTGAGACAACAAAGGATGAGACGGAAACAGGAAAGAATCCTTCCCAGGAAGAAACACATACATCAAAAAGCCAGGAAGAGCCAACGAAAACGGGCAGCTCTTCCTGA
- a CDS encoding VanZ family protein has product MKKKRIWTVVTLLYVLFIFSNSMKPSEISSADSGWVLRVVQEAFVSLGISAGWLTEHIIRKAGHFSEYTLLGILLYGCVKSYEFPAERRYFIRFTAGFMVPFVDETIQLMVEGRSGQISDVWLDCGGVAFGILLAALSLQYRRKSGKV; this is encoded by the coding sequence ATGAAAAAGAAAAGAATATGGACGGTAGTGACCCTGCTTTATGTCCTGTTCATATTTTCCAATTCCATGAAACCATCGGAAATCTCATCAGCTGACAGCGGCTGGGTGCTTCGGGTGGTTCAGGAAGCATTCGTATCCCTGGGGATCAGTGCCGGGTGGCTGACAGAGCACATTATCCGCAAAGCAGGGCATTTTTCAGAATACACCTTATTGGGGATATTGCTGTATGGATGCGTAAAGTCCTATGAATTTCCGGCAGAAAGAAGATATTTTATCCGTTTTACGGCAGGTTTTATGGTACCCTTTGTGGATGAGACCATCCAGTTGATGGTAGAGGGGCGTTCGGGACAGATATCTGATGTATGGCTGGATTGCGGGGGAGTGGCTTTCGGAATACTGTTGGCCGCTTTATCGCTACAATATAGAAGAAAGTCGGGAAAAGTATGA
- the truA gene encoding tRNA pseudouridine(38-40) synthase TruA translates to MIKNYRMVLEYDGSRYDGWQKQGNTEQTIQGKVEHVLERMTGQAVEVHGSGRTDAGVHALAQVANFYSDVKMKPEEVKEYLNQYLPEDIRVNTVEFAQERFHSRLHAQEKTYLYRIETGAKKQVFERKYIYGLSKTLNIKAMEQAASLLIGEHDFKSFCSNRKMKKSTVRVLNRIEFQQQGSRVLIRYTGNGFLYNMVRILTGTLIEVGLGQRKAEELKEILEAKDRSAAGFTAPPEGLFLEQVRYKESNTPQ, encoded by the coding sequence ATGATAAAAAATTATCGAATGGTCCTGGAATATGACGGAAGCCGCTATGACGGCTGGCAGAAGCAGGGAAATACAGAACAAACGATACAGGGAAAAGTGGAACATGTTTTAGAGCGGATGACCGGACAGGCAGTGGAGGTACATGGGTCGGGACGGACGGACGCAGGGGTGCATGCATTGGCCCAGGTGGCAAATTTTTACTCAGATGTGAAAATGAAGCCGGAGGAAGTAAAGGAATATCTAAACCAGTACCTTCCCGAGGACATTCGGGTGAATACGGTGGAATTTGCACAGGAACGCTTTCACAGCCGCCTTCATGCCCAGGAAAAAACGTATCTCTACCGGATCGAGACAGGCGCAAAAAAGCAGGTGTTTGAAAGAAAATACATTTATGGCTTATCCAAGACTCTTAATATAAAGGCCATGGAACAGGCCGCCTCCTTGCTCATAGGAGAACATGATTTTAAAAGCTTTTGCTCTAACAGGAAGATGAAAAAATCTACGGTCAGAGTTTTAAACAGAATTGAATTCCAACAGCAGGGAAGCCGTGTTCTGATACGGTATACCGGAAACGGCTTTTTATATAATATGGTCAGGATCTTAACTGGAACCTTAATTGAGGTGGGGTTAGGGCAGCGTAAGGCAGAAGAATTGAAGGAAATCCTGGAGGCAAAGGACCGGAGTGCAGCAGGGTTTACGGCGCCGCCGGAAGGGCTTTTTCTTGAACAGGTGCGCTATAAAGAGTCAAATACTCCACAATAA
- a CDS encoding response regulator transcription factor, with translation MLKLIIADDERMIRESISSLIDWNSLGIELIGTCRDGIEAYNMILDESPDIVMTDIRMPGLSGLELVERISQADMDTQFILLSGFGEFEYAKQAMKYRVHHYLLKPCNEEQIMESMRDVIQEYYHRQAFQDLRERQKALTANLHHSILANIINEMIFLPEPAEFVWNAYSGFMDFYNTGYEMCFLHYLEEDHFISVLSCIYDYMAEHAPGIELYCIYVRNSLILFFEGYQVSYDPLDSFMQSLNPKAQSVELDYKRFTFSGLGKLLETLITKIKRYGIIYFMNGLQPVPTCNYKNLISKIEELTTLLIHADGSALKSRLDELTAILNDITNPDFLKQAGSRILIKFATESSYLSSVDTTEYLMDLNQQNETSGIRAMLCEKLNEVLKEPSSHSQRYSPFIEKVMQYVEEHLDNPNLTLKCIAESYLFMNVDYVSKRFSKETKQKFSNYITTLRIQKAKQLLAEGHTEQIQWVAQQVGCGNNPQYFSQIFKKNTGMTPSAYAKKLNGGE, from the coding sequence ATGCTGAAATTAATTATTGCTGATGATGAACGAATGATCCGGGAGTCTATTTCTTCCCTCATTGACTGGAACAGCCTGGGCATCGAACTGATCGGAACCTGCCGCGACGGCATTGAGGCCTATAACATGATTCTTGATGAATCGCCTGACATTGTTATGACTGACATTCGGATGCCCGGCCTGTCTGGATTGGAATTGGTAGAACGTATTTCCCAGGCCGATATGGATACCCAGTTTATCCTTCTGTCTGGCTTTGGAGAATTTGAATATGCAAAACAGGCGATGAAATACCGGGTTCATCATTATCTTCTCAAGCCATGCAATGAGGAGCAAATCATGGAAAGCATGCGGGATGTGATCCAGGAATACTATCACCGCCAGGCGTTTCAGGATTTGAGAGAACGCCAGAAGGCGCTGACTGCCAACTTACACCACAGCATTCTGGCAAATATAATCAACGAAATGATTTTTCTGCCTGAACCTGCAGAATTTGTCTGGAACGCCTATTCCGGGTTTATGGATTTCTATAATACAGGATATGAAATGTGTTTTCTCCACTATCTGGAAGAAGATCATTTTATCTCTGTTTTAAGCTGCATTTACGATTACATGGCCGAACATGCACCTGGTATCGAATTATACTGTATCTATGTAAGAAACTCCCTGATTCTGTTTTTTGAAGGATACCAGGTCTCCTATGATCCATTGGATTCCTTCATGCAAAGCTTAAATCCGAAAGCACAATCTGTGGAACTGGATTATAAACGTTTTACCTTTTCAGGCCTGGGAAAGCTTTTAGAAACCCTGATTACAAAGATCAAACGTTACGGAATCATCTATTTTATGAATGGACTGCAGCCGGTCCCCACCTGCAATTATAAAAATTTGATTTCCAAAATCGAAGAGCTGACCACACTTTTGATTCATGCAGACGGTTCAGCGCTGAAATCACGTCTGGATGAACTTACTGCAATTTTAAACGACATCACTAACCCCGACTTTTTAAAGCAGGCAGGTTCACGGATTCTAATTAAATTTGCTACGGAAAGCAGCTATCTTTCATCCGTAGACACTACGGAATATTTAATGGATTTAAACCAGCAGAATGAAACTTCCGGCATCCGCGCCATGTTATGTGAAAAACTTAACGAGGTTTTAAAAGAACCGTCCAGCCATTCTCAGCGATACAGTCCTTTTATTGAAAAGGTCATGCAGTATGTAGAAGAACATCTGGATAATCCCAATCTTACATTGAAATGCATCGCTGAAAGTTACCTTTTCATGAATGTGGATTATGTCAGCAAACGGTTCAGCAAGGAAACAAAACAAAAATTCTCAAACTACATTACTACCCTGCGCATCCAAAAAGCCAAGCAGTTATTGGCAGAAGGCCATACCGAACAAATTCAATGGGTTGCCCAGCAGGTGGGATGTGGAAATAATCCCCAGTATTTCAGCCAGATTTTCAAAAAAAACACGGGGATGACACCTAGCGCATATGCTAAAAAGTTAAACGGAGGAGAATGA
- a CDS encoding RNA polymerase sigma factor has product MLFMGLMSLGGPEDYGRLSDEELLRKVAVGDQEAFRQLYQNTDRTMYSFILSIVRHPQDAEEIMQEVYLKIWTSASGYKSQGKPLAWMFTIARNLCYMKFREQKHDSDVTLEDLTGAETGEVCSEIEMAADKMVLLAALQILKEEEREIVLLHTSGGMKHREIAASLKIPLATALSRYNRAMKKLENYLREE; this is encoded by the coding sequence ATGCTATTTATGGGATTGATGAGCCTTGGCGGGCCTGAGGATTACGGCCGTTTGAGCGACGAAGAGCTTCTTAGAAAAGTTGCAGTTGGAGACCAGGAGGCCTTTCGGCAGCTATATCAGAATACGGACCGGACAATGTATAGCTTTATCCTGTCCATTGTAAGGCACCCCCAGGATGCGGAGGAGATCATGCAGGAGGTCTATCTTAAGATCTGGACTTCTGCGTCAGGCTATAAATCCCAGGGGAAGCCTTTGGCATGGATGTTTACCATTGCCCGGAATTTATGCTATATGAAATTTCGGGAACAAAAACATGATTCGGATGTTACGCTGGAGGATTTAACCGGAGCAGAAACGGGAGAAGTCTGCTCAGAAATTGAAATGGCGGCAGATAAAATGGTGCTTCTGGCCGCTTTGCAGATTCTTAAGGAAGAGGAGAGGGAGATCGTTCTCCTTCATACCTCAGGAGGCATGAAGCACAGAGAGATTGCCGCCAGCCTTAAGATTCCTTTGGCTACAGCCCTTTCCAGATATAACCGTGCAATGAAAAAATTGGAAAATTATTTGAGAGAGGAGTAG
- a CDS encoding glycoside hydrolase family 88/105 protein, with protein MTNKELLPKIHLVMDKLMNLGGGDYENDRSVGKEDASRGIIARDFGIEEWDWPQGVGLYGLLKLQRFYGDNRYLEFFDNWFENNLKKELPSKNINTTAPYLVLAELLDTLKNPEYEKLCLDHARWLMTGLPKTKEGGFQHVVTAIGNRDGVLLNHGEMWIDTLFMAVLFLNKMGHRFQNQEWISEALHQVLLHIKYLYDKHTGLFYHGWSFPLNNNFGGIFWCRGNSWFTYGILEFIESYEGTLDKGLLTYLTDTYKAQVNALKDLQAPSGLWNTVLMDPASYEEVSGTGAIAGGILKGIKMGILDESYHECADRAIKAICKNIGEDGTVLNVSAGTGMGYDADHYKNITIRPMAYGQSLALISLIEALN; from the coding sequence ATGACAAACAAAGAATTACTGCCAAAAATCCATCTTGTGATGGACAAACTGATGAATCTGGGAGGGGGCGACTATGAAAACGACCGCTCCGTAGGAAAGGAGGACGCAAGCCGGGGCATCATTGCCAGAGATTTTGGCATCGAAGAATGGGACTGGCCTCAGGGCGTAGGCCTCTATGGCCTTTTAAAGCTTCAAAGGTTTTACGGAGATAACCGTTACTTAGAATTTTTTGATAACTGGTTTGAAAACAATTTAAAGAAAGAACTTCCCAGTAAAAATATCAATACCACTGCCCCCTATCTGGTTTTAGCCGAACTGCTTGATACTCTTAAAAACCCGGAATACGAAAAGTTATGTCTGGATCACGCCCGCTGGCTGATGACCGGGCTTCCAAAAACAAAGGAAGGCGGCTTCCAGCATGTGGTAACTGCCATCGGAAACCGGGACGGCGTCCTGTTAAACCATGGGGAAATGTGGATTGATACGTTATTCATGGCAGTTCTGTTTTTAAATAAAATGGGCCATCGGTTCCAGAATCAGGAGTGGATCAGCGAGGCTCTTCATCAGGTATTATTACATATCAAATACTTATACGACAAACATACGGGATTATTTTATCACGGCTGGAGTTTTCCGTTAAATAATAATTTCGGAGGAATCTTCTGGTGCAGAGGCAATTCCTGGTTTACCTATGGAATTCTGGAGTTTATTGAGTCCTATGAAGGAACTCTTGATAAAGGTCTTCTCACTTACCTGACAGATACCTATAAAGCCCAGGTAAATGCTTTAAAAGACTTACAGGCCCCATCTGGTTTATGGAATACCGTCCTTATGGATCCTGCAAGCTACGAAGAAGTATCCGGTACGGGAGCAATCGCCGGCGGTATATTAAAAGGGATAAAAATGGGCATTCTCGATGAATCATACCATGAATGTGCAGACCGGGCAATAAAAGCGATATGCAAAAACATAGGAGAAGATGGAACCGTTTTAAATGTTTCCGCAGGAACCGGAATGGGCTATGATGCAGATCATTATAAAAATATTACCATTCGCCCCATGGCCTACGGACAGTCATTGGCTCTGATTTCACTGATCGAAGCATTGAATTAA